In the Bos mutus isolate GX-2022 chromosome 15, NWIPB_WYAK_1.1, whole genome shotgun sequence genome, TAATTTAAAATGTGGAACTCCTTTTTTCATTCCACTGGCATTTGGATTTagcatatttatgttttttaccCCTACCTTCCCTTGCTCTTTACTCAGtccttaatcattttttaaaaatttaactttcatATTCCAAAATTCATGATTACTCTCTCCACGTGCTGGTATAAAACTGGCATTTTTGAAGGCAACAGCAGAGTACTATATTTTCTAAGCTGCTGCATGCCTTGATACTCCTTCTAGCATCTTCATCACTcttattccattaaaaatatgTAGACGTTGTTCACTTGTCTTCTGATAGTTAATATAATAGAAACAAGGAGTAAGCCTTCCAATTTTTCTACCTAGATGTCCGAAGAATTTTTTTACTACGTTTCCCCAGAACATTAACATTTCTGTTAATTTTGTTAATGaagttgttcttgttgttcagtcactaagtcatatttgactctttgttaccccaatgactgcagcacaccaggctcccctgtccttcactgtctcccagagtttgcccagattcatatccactgagtcagtgatgctatctaactatctcttcctctgccaatcccttctcctttggccttcaatctttccaatcatcagggtcttttccaaagagtcggctctttgcatcaagtggccaaagtattacagcttcagcctcaacatcagcccttccaatgaacattcaggttgatttcctttaggattgactggtttgatctctttagtGAAGACACCTTAATGGAACAAAGCCTTTTAAATCTGCCCAATTAGTAAAAATCTTAAGTTTTTATCTTATATTAATTACTGCTTTAGAGTgccacttatttttctttttaataaataccaTTTACTTGTtggtcctttatttttatttttctttcattttcttttcccccagATTTAAGAGAGTTTTGCAGGTGTTTTCCAGATGACTGACTTTTGGATTCAATGTTAATTATGATTATCTTCAGTGAAGTattctatatttgtttttttcccccatgtattTTACCTAGTTCCTGTTATAGTTAGGACAGATACTTATTTGAAAGTACTGAGGAGACAAACATAGTGAATTAAGAACTTGAGCTCTGGAGTAAGACTGCTTGGAACTGAATCCATCTCAGCTACTTACCAGGTAGTTGACCTGAGGAATTCCATTTTACCACTCATGCCtcaatttcattatttatatagGAGGGATAACAATGGTACCTACCCTATTGAATTTTTGTAAAGATTAAGGGAGTGAATACAAATAAGGCCTCTAGGTCAGTACTTAGCACACAATGATGTACAAAAGGGAGCTAGCTGTAACGACTACAAAGAAATTTTTGAAAGCAGCCTGTCATAGTCCTAGGAACAATTTTTTTCCATATGTTATCTTTTTGTTCCTTCAAAGATAAGGAGTCACTGTGAATTACTTGCCATGAGAGATCTGTAATACCACATTTCTGTCCCCTCAATCATCCACTATTGTCAGTATGAACTTGGACAGAAGCTTTCCCTTCTCTGAACTACAGCTGAGGTCGGTGTGCATAGACCCTGCCtacaatgtgtttttttttttttttctagataagATGCAACACAGGATACTtatgctgcattttttttttctgcttaagaACAGGCATTGTAGCATCCTGAATATGACAATCTCTTCTCTTCATAAATCCATTCCGTTGAGCAATTTAGTTTCCACCTTCTTTCCCACTCTCTGTGCTGCtgtagtaatgaaaataaaatccctAACCTCACCCCCAACaaattctgaatgatgagcttatGAGAAATTGCACCCACTTCAGACCTGAGTGCATGGGTTCCTCTTATTTCTAGCAACACTACACACAATGTCTTTGGCTTCTTGACTAATAACATAAGACATCCCTAGTTTGCACAGAATAATTACTCTCACTTTGAAGAGTCTATTAAATCTAAATTAGTGACAGGTAATATTCACTTAATCTTTAACAATcttcagaaatataaattaagattTATTCTCTAACATGGAAGCTTCTACTTATAAGTCACTAACATAATCAATCATGCACAATGGTATTTCAAACAATATAGCTTTATAACAAAAATCTGTTCAACATTAtcaaaaatgtaaagaagaagaaaaaacttcTATAATCTCAAAAGGTTTTGGGATTTgatctttttacttattttttaaaaagagttgaaaataatcaaaatttaaataaattgtttcAATACAGGCAGACTCGATTATTCTGACAGAAGTCACCCTGATTATAGCAGGCCTTTCTAGCTACATAGGGTTGTCGCCTTAGACAACAGAAGTCGTCTACAGCTTTTGGATCAGCATGGCAGAAGCACCTCCTCCTCCGTTGCAAATACTGGCAAGACCATATTCTCCTTGCTTCAATGCATGAGCCAAATGGACGACAATTCTGGCTCCAGACATCCTAGGATTAAGAAAGCATTTTGGTACTTTAATGGTTTATAGACTGTGTGAATAACCAAATTAGCCATGACTTATAGCTGAATTTAACTACTTTAACTTGGGAGACTTGTTTCAAGAATggttacagcttttttttttttttgccactctgagcagcatgtgggagcttggtttcccaatcagggattgagccctacccatggcagtggaagtgcagagtcttaaacagtggacagccagggaagccccacaaaagcCCAAACATAATCTTCAATCTTAAATTATCTTCTTCAGCATAAAACAACATTAGTTTTCAAGCAACAGGTGTGACAGATCTCTGTGTTCAGAGGGGATCCTATCAGAAATGGTATTTGGCTTatgaaggatgagaaggaagaaaaaacgGTAAACCAAGAGCAACAGGCATTATCACGAAGCAGTTtaaatttagagagaaacacaaagATAGCCATTAAcctagctttctttttctttatgattttaccTACCCAATTGGATGTCCAAGAGAAACAGCTCCTCCGTTGATATTCACTTTTTGGGGATCCATCTCTAGCATTTTAATGTTTGCTAGTACGACCACACTAAAGGCTTCATTTACTTCCCACATAGTAATATCTTCTTttttcaaacctgcatctttaagaacctgaatttgaaaaaaataaagattatgttCAGATAATTAAGTCAAAACCTACTTTATCTTCTCAAAATTCTGCAATTTTCGTTTGTGTCTCCCTTGCTCCCAGCAGTAGAAGTGTGGAATctgaccactggatcaccaggaaattccttaatttctcatcTTTATTTGCATTGtcatatttctattttgaaaagagaaaacaattttctTAACCATTCCATCGATCTTGAACATTCCATGGAAAAGAACACATAGTCTTTATTTGGGGGTACATACTTGACATGTACTCTTAAGATCTACTTTACTGATTATATGTTCCTTAGTTCTAGGTTCTTTATCTGTCAAAGAGAGaggtgtattgtgtgtgtgtgtgtgtgtgtgtgtgtgtatgctcagtcactcagtcgtgtccaactctgcgaacccatggactgtagcccaccagactcctctgtccatgggattctccaggcaggaaagctggagtgtgttgccatttcctactccaggggatcttcccaacccagggaccaaacctatgactcttgtgtctcctgaactggcaggaggattttttaccactgtaccacctgtgaagcccttacCTGTCAAAAGAGTTCCATTAatctctaataatttttcattgcATCCCCTAGAGTTTCTGCCTTATAAAAGGTTCCATTGGGTTATGTGGGGCACAGTTATTCAGAGCTATTGTGTCTTCATTgtgaatgatttatttaaaatcttattatGATTTCTTGTTCTGATAGTTCCTCAGCTATTGCAGATGTTATCTTTAtgcttttatctttataaaatattgctAGAGCCCTTTATCTTTAGAACTTTTTTGTTCTgagcaacaaaaaaattaacatgaaacTTTCCCTCCTCCTTGCTTTATTCTAACAGCAGGCTCAGGTAGTTTTCAAAGCTGTAGAGCTCAAACAGCTTCCCCTAGTTTCAACAACATGAGATAAAACAGGTACCTAAGTGCAACCACTTTTTTCACTCTCAGAATCTAGCTGAGAACTATTTATCACCCCTCCTTTCCAGTGTGATGCATTCACTTTCAGAAGCTGTTTAACTGTGTGGTTTTCTGAGGTCTGCCACCTCTGGACAGAGCGTCATCACTCCCTGTTGTTCCTTATCCTTTGCTATCCTATTCCCCTCTggtgtttttttctctttaaatctgGATGTTACCCCCAGAAGTTCTCTCTCAGGGTGTGGCCTTCTacttctgaaaaggaatatttgcTGCAGTCTTCTGAAATCCCTTAACCCCTAAACCAAAAAAACACTCTTGTCTTTTCATGTGACCCCTTAGCAACTTCCCACAAAGACTCAAACTGACAATTTGGAGTAGAGTTCTTGCTATCTGTAGTTTTACTCTAACACCAGCTACCAGCAGTTCCCCTCTTAGAAGACTGCTCCTTCTAAATAATGAGTATCTGCTTTGAATTCTAGAACCCTGGACTCTCAACGTTCCCCTTTCTCTGCCATACCAACTTCCCACTTTGTGGTTACCATTCTTGGTGTGTGAGTTCAGCATAAGGAATTCAATTATATAGTTTTTATCTGCTCCACTGAAGACATAGTTTGTGTGTTGCTCTTTTACTTTTGTTGTTATCCTTGttgctttcattgttttcttcaggAGAAGTGAGATTTGAAACTAAGCTACTGCTATGCTTTGGCAGATGAATAACACTTAAAATCTAAAACATGCAACCTTGGTATAAGCAAAAGCAGAAATTGGCAGAATGAGATATGATCTATTATTTTGTTCTCACCTTAGGAACAGCATATGCAGGCGCAAGTGGAAAATCAATAGGTTCTACAGCAGCATCAGcaaatgctttatatatatacaaaaaaaggtcattaaaatcttttttacaAGTACCCAAAGCTATATCTAACAACTTATATAAATGCAAAGATTCAAGTTTcctaaccttttaaaatatttaaatttgtttgtGCCTTTTCTAAGATTCTGTACTTTATAAAATTATACCAATCATCTAAGCCATTGATTTTCACACACAGGAAGTTAAGAGGGAATTGCCTCCCAGGACACTGGCATTATCTAGAGATACTTTTGGTTCTTGCAACAGGTGGAATGCCACTTATTGTAGTATCTAGTGGGCAGAAGATGCTGCCAACTAGATGCTGTTAAAAATCCTACAATGCATAGAACAGGCCCAAAACACAATTATTTGTTTTGCTGAGGTTAAGAAACCATGATCTAAACAAAACGGTATCTGTTTAACTCCTTATGAAGAAGGCAAGGCAGACTTTACAGCTACAAATATGCTTAAAGAGACTGAGGAAATGCTGAGACCACATAGTTAATAATAAATGCCAGTACTATTACATTTTTCATACTCCTAAGctcatattctttttattttaactgaCAATGCCAGAGGAAAACATGTACCTTGTACTCTCCCACACATCATccagaagaaaaagatttttgaaaactttctcttatataaattaaatcataacaaaaatattaaaggagATTCTATCTCAATTAAAATGTGTACTAAATTATGTCAAAAAGTAAGACTTACAGATAAAAATCTGTAAGCCAACTTCTATGTATTACTGAGAAAGAATCTCAATATCAAGAAGAGTTTACAGGGGTTTAAGAATAAACAAGGTCAGAACATTTTCTACCTGCTATTCTTGCCAGTGGTTTAACATTGAGCCTCTTAGCTGCATCTGCAGTCATCAGAACCACAGCAGCTGCTCCATCATTCAGTGTGCTGGCATTGGCAGCTGTTACTGTACCTGAAAGTATCAATGAGCATGACATCAGAACATTCTTTCACACTGAATTCACTTGGGTCAATTTAACAAATTCCTACAGAATACTGACTGGGTTGCTGGATGCATGAAGATATGGATGGAGATAAGTCCTGCCCTCAGGAAACATACATAACTAAACGTGTAAGTGTACATAACACAGTGCAAGTAAGTATGTCTTTTTATGTTAgttttttgtatttattcaaaGCTAGCTCAAAATGCATACATAACGGCactggatgctgctgctaagtcacttcagtcgtgtctgactctgcgcgacccagTGGAcggcagctcagcaggctcccccgtccctgggattctccaggcaagaacactggagtgggttgccatttccttctccaatgcatgaaagtgaaaagtgaaagggaagtcgctcagtcgtgtccgactctgagcaaccccatggactgcagccttccaggctcctccatccatgggattttccaggcaagagtactggagtggggtgccattgccttgattCTGGTTTATAATTCATCAAAGATAAGGACCACTTCATGTTTTTCCTAACTCTACATCTTCCCTTATCCACAAAAGAGCAGACACTCATCCCATTTTGCAAATCAGTGTCAAAATcagatatttcttcttctctacAATCACTTGAAGTTAAATGAATACTAAAAATCACTAAGCTATACATTTTAAACAGGAGAATTTTATGGTATACAAATTATATGTCAATTAACCTGTCTCCTTATAAATACCAATGAAGATATTACTATAGACTGCtgccaaaattataaaaatatactttggcaatataatttttttttagccaaGCCAtgagacttgtgggatcttagtttctgaccagggattgaacccatgtccccagcagtggaagcacagagtcctaactactgtaCTGACAGAAAATTCCTTATAATATAAACTTGTGAGAAAATTcgttacaatattaaaaaaaaacaacaaacactgATCCACTCCTATAGCTTGCATTGAGAAACTCAgtcagaaaaggggaaaaaagttacTTCAGATTATTATCACAGCTATATACAGCcaattttaaaagcagaagtGACCTTTTCTCCTCGAAGGATTTAGAACCCTGGGACCCCATTTAGATaaacattcaacatttatttattgaggaCTAGAgataacaacagtaaaaaaagAGCTATCAGCTTAGTTCTCCAGAGGCTTATAGACATTTAACATAATATGTAAACTTGACTTTCATATCACAAAAAAACTTTCAAgatgaaatgcaaatgaaaaactgaattatACAGTCATCTACAATCTGTTCCAGAggctatatataaatattaaaagtattaactgtatataaaatagataactaataacctactgtatagcacaagaacctctacttaatactctgtaatgacttaaatgggaatagaatctaaaaatgaatatatatatatatatatatataaactgattcactttgttgtacagcaaaaactactacaacactgtaaatcaactatacttcaataaaaaataatttttaaaaacttcaaacacacatacacaaaaacaaagtattaattattaaacaatttaaaatataccttggataaataaatgttttgttaatttcatttGAGCCTGATACactgaaaatgttaaataacatCAAGGTGTTTTctagaattactttttaaaaatccttaggcaaaaaaaaaagaaaaaagaaaaaaaatccttaggCAGTTCTACAACTAGATATGGTatactgtcactttttttttcatatgcttcaTTTCTTAATACTAaccattttctctttggaaaactgtcttcaGCTTTGGAATTTTGCTAAAATCAACACGTTTATATTCTTCATCTTCTTTCACCACTACATCTGGTTTAcctaaaacaaaaatcttttaaattaagtCATCTTTGCAGTAAAGACAATAATGACCTGCTCAGTAAGAAACGGTGCAAAAGGTGCCTGATAGTCTCTGCTTCCCTTTGTGCGCCCACATACCTTATACCATCCCAAGTAAATTCCACTCAAGAATCTACCATCTGTAATTTGTTAGTATCTTCAAGAAGAGTTTATTAAGTAGCTTGATGCAATTTAAATCTTCTATTCAGCCACATCCCACTGTCTTCTCTCTTGAGCTCATTCTCTATCACAGACATTCTTCTAACCCCACGGGAAGACGTCCAATGTAGACGCAGGCTGGGTAAGTTTGGTTAAGTTTGGGTCTTCCATCATTCTCATCACAGTAATTATGTCTAGAATGGAAATGTAACCTAAACCAAGTTAATGTGTCTATACTGTGGATGTATTCTGCTGCAGTTGGTGAGAAAGTATCTTTCCTCTGTGACTGAGAGCCCTACAGATGGACTCTGGAGATGGAGGCAGCAGTGGAGGAAGCTGAGAGCACAAAAGCAGCACTGAGAAGCCAAGACAGCATGTCCTAATGGTGCTGCCCATTCTCTTCCAATCCCTGAAGTTCCCAGTGCTGACTGGTTGCTGCCATACATCTTTCAGTTCTGGGACAAACACCCAACTAGCCTTCTAGTAAATACCCCCTTTTTACTTCATGTGTTCAACAGTCTATCAGTTATATTAGAAAGCGttctaataaatatatttctcaaaaaaatatgCATAGTGGAATTTGCAATTGAGTTGGAATCAGATATTAAATTGGGTTTAATTATCTCTGAACTAGCAACATTTCCCTTTACTAATTTAGTAGCAGCAGTGTCAGTGTTTTcagttgaaatttaaaaagtaccaatttaaaacttaaacataaaaagtttagcaacaacaacaacaacaaaaaaagtttagCAACATgtaaagtctattaaaaattaaaatctatcttGGAACATAATCCTTCAACCTTTTACTGTAATTGTGACAGGAACAACTTCATTTCCAAATCTTCCAGCTTCCCATGCTGCTTTACTTCTGGTATAGGAATTAAGAGCATAAGTATCCTGTTCCTCTCGTGTAATATTCAGCTTCTTTGCGGTATTTTCAGCACAGTTGCCCTGATAAAgttggaatttttaaagaatctaaGTAACTCTGCAAAACTTataaaacatttgctttttataACATAAAACAGTGGTTAGCAGTTAAATTTAGTTCTTAAAATATACTTCTTTCTGTACTCAGTAACTCTCTCACTCACATCTCAGCTACTTGAATTAGCCCAGAAGTTGCTATTTTGAGGAGAAATAATTAAACAGTTATGGTATCCATTATTAGAAGTCAGAAAATGCACTATGTCAGTGTGGGGCAATTTATTAAAACATTGAGCCAAACTGATATAATAAGCATAGAAAAACATTTTCCTAAAATGAATGGCTAAATCAACATATTTATATCCTTcagtttctgaaaacaaaaacaaaaacatttttaaccaAGCAGTATTATGTATAGATGGCATTTCTCCACTAAAAAGCAATAATTACCATATGAATTTTATTGTAGACATCAGTTAGTCCATCTTTTACAATCAAATCTTCAAGCTTTACCCCACCATATGGTGTTGCTCCTCTGTTCATTACATAGGGGACATTGGACATGCTCTCCATGCCACCTGCCACCATCACGTCCTGCTCAGCAACACATAAAAACCCAGGGTTAATTCAAATGGTACCACTGACTTTTGAACACCATAGTTAGGAACATCAACCCTCCACACTTGATAATCTGGGTGCAACTTCACAGTTGGCCCTTCTTATCCACAGTTCTAGATCCACAGACTCAACTGCAGTacgtatttattgaaaaaaaaattgtgcattAAGTGGACCCAGACACTTCAAATCTACGTTCATGGATCAACTGTAGTTGCAAATCCATTATACCCTTTACACAGCAACAAGGATTCTACATGAACTTTATGAAACATTGCTATACAGTCAATATAAGAAGTACCCTCTTGATTCTGGTAAAACGAAATGGTCTGAAATGTGTAATGATAATTAAGATCAGAATCAGACAGTAATAAGAATCTTTAATGTAAAACCATCTTCTGAAATTCTTCTAAATCCTTCATTTCACTGACACTGCCAAAAATATAATCTCAGTTCTCAGAAATAATCCTACTTCCTTGATTGTGATCCTCCTCATCAACTCTTTCCAAACAGCTATAATAACTTTCTAACTTGGTCATCTGACAGAAAGCCTTTCCTTGCATCCAAGTGTCATCTACACTCATCTGAGTCATTCTGGCTAGACTAAATCTGGTCATTCCACTCTGTAAAGGACTCCCCAGCATAGTATATAAGACTCTTTACAATCTGACTTTTCACTCCCTTTCCAGTCTCATGCCTGGACCTACACGAGTGGAGGTCATACAGAATTGTTTAAAGGTCTTCAAacagacctccctggtggtccagcagttaagattctgcacttccacggTAGGGAgaatgggctcaatccctggttgtggaaataagatctcacatgccgtaaggccaagaagaaaaaaaaaaaaaaaaatcaaggtcttCAAAGATACCATGCTAATTCACACACCTCTGCACTTCTGACCTATTCACCAACAAGAAAAACACTGTCATTTCCTTTAAAACTAATGAAGACACAGCCCCTTCAACCCAACAAATCAGTTGTCAGCCACTTTCCCTGACTACCTATTTCtatccctttttttccccccatccgTTTTTGGAATagtctcccttccttctttcgtGTTCCCCAATTATTGTGTAttccttttattaataatattacacAGTATTGTAGCTATATTTATATGTCAAACCTTTTCACTAAACTAGTGAGGCCTTTCTGGCTCCTCTGAGGCCAGAAACTTTGTCATATCTATTTTTATGTAACTAGTGCCTGGCATATATAGAAGTTTAGTAAATATTAATCAACCAACCTGTAATTACAGATCAACAAGAGAAAATTCATTTGCATTACAAAGGCTAATTTGAAACAAAgtttaatataaaagataaatgtaaacataaaattaaaactaacGTTATATTCTCACAATCTTTAATTAGGAATAAAGACAAACAGAAACTCCGTACCAAAGAAACCTaaatattttgcctattttgaaATATGGAGAGTCTCAAATAGTTCTCATATAAGTTTTATTCTGTTATCCTGAAATACTGAGTATTTcctggggatgatgaaaataagTGATGGAAATCGTTATCAGTTCTACAGTCTTAAATAAAATTGATCATtagataatattcaaaataagGCAATTCCTAATATTCCTCTAagtcagataattttaaaaatatagatatgaaTCAAGAATATTAACTAAAAGCATTTGCTAGAGAACCACAAAAGAATCAACTGAGACAAAATTATTCTTGTCATTCAGTTTTCAAACACCTAACAATCTCATGAGCATTTTCACCCACTGGTTTGACTAGGGTTTGGTTTGGTAATACCTGATGTCAGTGTTACCTTATTATAAGCAAACAAGCTCTCACAACCTTTGGACAATATGTAACTGGTATAACTTTTTTatggaaagtatttgcaaatatcCAAATTTTGAAATCTGTGACTCTGAAATTCTCCTCTTACgaatttttccaaaagaaagacCTACACatgataagatttttttaaatgttttattcacCTGTCTCCAGTGAATGTCCACATGTAATTCCTCAGCTGATGACAGGCAATGCTAGGATTTGAAATTAGTCTGGCTCCAGACTTTCCGTTCTTAACCACTACATTATAATGTTTAGTATAGTGAATTAAGAGTTGATTTAAGTATTTATAAGTACACAAAGATACACGCATAGGGGTACTCTCTGGAGCATTATTTAAAACAGAGAAGAACTGGAgacaacctagatatccattcaATAAGGACCCCCAGAATATATtatacttgttcagttcagtagaATACTATCTCAGGTGCTGATAAAGAAAGATCTCCAAGATATTACATGAGGCACAGAAtctaagcaacttgcccaaagttTCTCTGCTCTTAGGTGGCAGAATATACAAGAAAGTGATGAATAAATTAGACACTTAGAGCAGGGTAAGaagaaagatttttcattttataattttctaaaccGTTTCAGTTTTTAGCATACGTATCAGGTatcactctttttttccccctctgcctTGCCTTACAACTGGAAACAAAGCAAGGGACAAGTAATAGCAAGGGTATGCAAAACTGTGATTCTTATATATATACAAGAAATAATCTGCAGACACCTCACAACTGGTTTTTACCTTGGTGTATTATGCCCTGATAGGCCAGAATGCACTACACAGGGATAGGGACACCTGTTTTCTAATGTAAGCCCTGTAACTATGTTTGTAGTCATCTCAACCTCTTTCTTCAACTGAAAAAAGGGCTTGGATCTGATAAACTCTTAGTTCTGAGTCTAGGTCTAGTCTCCTGATGCAACATATTATTTGCTGAGCAGCCTGTCTCTTGCCCAGTCtcaaacaaaatcaaaatcatCAAGGCCAATAGAAAGCCGCACAATTTTACAGCCAAACCTGGACATGAGGCACTACAAATCAATCATCAATTCTGGGCTCAATCAATGATTTGATCCCCAGGGTAAGCACCTTATTCTCATTTATAATGAAAGCCCTTCTCAATCTAGCAAATACAACATTTATGATGTCTTAAATCCCCCAGAATCTCTAAGTGAAAGGGGGCACTAAAACATCCTAGCTGGAAACTACTTTTAATACGAGACACTTCAGCTATCAATCTAACCTCTACTTCAAATGGAACTGAAATCCAAACACTCCTCAGTGTCTGAAACAACACAGGAACTGCACTTACGAGAAAGAATTTCACTTCTAAAGTAGGAATATGTTTAGGTTTTTAGTGTTTTC is a window encoding:
- the ACAT1 gene encoding acetyl-CoA acetyltransferase, mitochondrial, with product MPVLAALLRRGPLLQRRVQEIRYAERSYVSKPTLNEVVIVSAIRTPIGSFLGSLSSLPATKLGSIAIQGAIEKAGIPKEEVKEAYMGNVLQGGEGQAPTRQAVLGAGLPISTPCTTINKVCASGMKAIMMASQNLMCGHQDVMVAGGMESMSNVPYVMNRGATPYGGVKLEDLIVKDGLTDVYNKIHMGNCAENTAKKLNITREEQDTYALNSYTRSKAAWEAGRFGNEVVPVTITVKGKPDVVVKEDEEYKRVDFSKIPKLKTVFQRENGTVTAANASTLNDGAAAVVLMTADAAKRLNVKPLARIAAFADAAVEPIDFPLAPAYAVPKVLKDAGLKKEDITMWEVNEAFSVVVLANIKMLEMDPQKVNINGGAVSLGHPIGMSGARIVVHLAHALKQGEYGLASICNGGGGASAMLIQKL